In Myxococcales bacterium, the DNA window CTCGACCGTCATCGTCTCGTTCAAGCTCGAGAAGAGCTCCGACGTCGGCGTGCAAGAGGTCCGCGACAAGGTCGATCAGGCCATGAAGAACCTCCCCCGTGGCATCGACGCGCCGGTCGTGAGCCGCATCGACACGGGCTCCGGCGCGGTGCTCCTCGTCGCCGTCCGTGGCAAGGGTGACATCCGCGAGGTCACCGAGATCGCCGACAAGCGCGTGCGCCGCCAGATCGAGAGCATCTACGGCGTCGGCCAAGTCGAGCTTCTGGGCGGCCTCGGTCGCCAGGTCAACGTGTGGCTGAAGCCTGCAGAAATGAAGGGGTTCGGTATCACCGCCGCCGAGGTGAAGCGCGCCATCGCCATGCAGAACCTCTCGACGCCCGGCGGTGTCATCGAGTCGGGCCCGTCGCGCATCACCCTCCGCGTCGAGGGGCGCGTTCGTTCGGTCGAAGAGCTCGCGCGGGTCGTCGTCAAGGAGACCCCCGGCCGCTCGATTCGCCTCGAGGACGTGGCCAAGATCGAGGACGGCCGCCAAGAAGAGCAGACGTACGCCTCCCTCGACGGGGAGCGCACGGTCATCCTCTCGATCCGGAAGCAGTCGGGGCAGAACACGGTCGCCGTCGTCGACGCGGTCACGAAGAAGCTCTCCCAGATCGAGAAGAACCTCCCGGCGGGCACGTCGCTCGAGGTCGTGCGCGACAACTCCGGGGTCATCCGCACCGGCACCGAGGCCGTGAAGGAGCACCTCCTCATCGGCGCGATCTTGGCCTCCCTCGTGGTGCTCTTCTTTCTCGGGAATTTTCGCTCGACCATCATCGCGGCCATCGCCATCCCCGTGTCGGTCATCGGCACCTTCGGCGTCATGTACCTCGCCGGTTACACGCTGAACTTCCTTACGCTGCTCGCGCTCGCCCTCGCGGTCGGCATCGTCATCGACGACGCGATCGTGGTGCTCGAGAACATCGTGAGGCACATCGACGAGCTCGGGATGAAGCCCTTCCCGGCGGCGGTCGCCGCGACCAAGGAGATCGGGCCGGCCGTGCTCGCGACCACGCTCTCGCTCATGGCCGTGTTCGTCCCCGTCGCGTTCATGAGCGGCATCGTCGGCCGCTTCCTCGCGAGCTTCGGGCTCACGATGGCCTTCTCGATCGGCGTCTCGATGTTCGTGAGCTTCACCCTCACGCCCATGCTCGCGGCGCGGCTCATTCGCAAGGGCTCCCACGACGCGACGGATCTCGTGTCGCGCGTGCTGCGCGGCTTCGTGAACGCGTTCTACCGGCCGATCGAGCGCGTCTACATGCGGCTCCTCGCCGCGGCGATGCGGCGCCGCTGGATCGTCGTGCTCCTGTGCTTCGGCACGCTCGGCTCGTGCGTGCCCATCGCCAAGCGTGTGCCGGGCGGCTTCCTCCCGGAGGACGATCAGGCCCAGTTCGAGATCAACGTGCGCGGGCCCGAGGGGCAGAGCCTGCACGCGACGCGCCTCTTCGCGGAGCGCATGGCCAGCGACGTGAAGGCTACCCCCGGCGTCGGCCACGTGCTCGTCACGGTCGGCGAGGGAGACGCGCACGCGTCGAACGTGGCGAAGATCTACGCGCTCCTCACCGACCCGAACGATCGCGCCCTCACGCAGTTCCAAATCATGGATCGCGTGCGCACCGACGTGATCGCCAAGGCCCCGCCGACCTA includes these proteins:
- a CDS encoding efflux RND transporter permease subunit; the protein is MQWLANISIRRPVFASVLMLVVIVFGLLSYSKLGVDQFPNVDIPVAVITTRLEGAAPEEVETDVTDKIESAVNTISGIDELRSISSEGISTVIVSFKLEKSSDVGVQEVRDKVDQAMKNLPRGIDAPVVSRIDTGSGAVLLVAVRGKGDIREVTEIADKRVRRQIESIYGVGQVELLGGLGRQVNVWLKPAEMKGFGITAAEVKRAIAMQNLSTPGGVIESGPSRITLRVEGRVRSVEELARVVVKETPGRSIRLEDVAKIEDGRQEEQTYASLDGERTVILSIRKQSGQNTVAVVDAVTKKLSQIEKNLPAGTSLEVVRDNSGVIRTGTEAVKEHLLIGAILASLVVLFFLGNFRSTIIAAIAIPVSVIGTFGVMYLAGYTLNFLTLLALALAVGIVIDDAIVVLENIVRHIDELGMKPFPAAVAATKEIGPAVLATTLSLMAVFVPVAFMSGIVGRFLASFGLTMAFSIGVSMFVSFTLTPMLAARLIRKGSHDATDLVSRVLRGFVNAFYRPIERVYMRLLAAAMRRRWIVVLLCFGTLGSCVPIAKRVPGGFLPEDDQAQFEINVRGPEGQSLHATRLFAERMASDVKATPGVGHVLVTVGEGDAHASNVAKIYALLTDPNDRALTQFQIMDRVRTDVIAKAPPTYRITSGEVAAFSSGGQSNANVQMAITGPDIDMLERFATHITEGLKKDPNALDVDNSLVLGKPELKVHILRDRAAELGVRVSDIADTLQVLVGGQKVSTYAEGGEDYDVRLRADSRYRGDAESLALVTVPSTKHGAVALSNLVKLEPASGPAEINRLGRQRQVTILANAKSGADSKVMQAITDLAKAENMPAAYTIQGVGRSKESGTLALSFLIVLGMSFVLMYLVLAAQFDSWLHPITILVSLPLTVPFALLSLLIFHQTLNIFSGLGLIVLFGVVKKNSILQIDHTNHLRKQGKPRLEAILEANRDRLRPILMTTLAFVAGMIPLMTAKGIGAGKDHTTGAVILGGQSLSLLLTLLAVPVVYSLFDDVSLWVAKRWRGTSEVDLGEADIGMVEAAAEE